A segment of the Luteolibacter arcticus genome:
CCCGCATGAAGCGCGCCCTCGGCGAGTTCATGATCCGCGGCATCAAAACGACGATTCCATTCCAGCAGGAGATCATCGCCCATCCCGACTTCGCCGCCGGCACCTACGACATCGGCTGGGTCGCCCGCTACCTTGAGGAGCGGAAAGGTTGATGCCATTTCCATGAAACGATCGAAGCGCGGGCCCGTCCTGCTTCCGGGATGGCCAATCAGATTTCATTCGCGGGCGGCTTGACCGGGTGGCAAGTGTCTTTCATTCCTCTAGTATGAAAAGAATCTGGCTCGTGGGGATACTGGCTCTGCTTTCAGTCGCATGCCAGCGCGAGGAGGAGGCCAGCTCGGGAGCTTCCTCCAAGAAGAAGCCCGGCCAGTCCGGTGGGGGAACGAGTGAGATGCCACCCGGAACGAGGTCGGCGAAAGCCACCAACCGTGGCGAATCAAAAAAGCCCATTCCAACTGCGGAAGCCGTGCCGGATCAGCCGGGCTTCGTGAAAAGCCCTTACAATGGCGAAATCGTTGACGTGACTGGCGTTCCCGCCGGAACCGTGGTCGACGACCCGGGTTATCCGGCCGAGGAAGAAAAGCAATTTCGCGTGCCGAAGATGGCAGAGGCGGGGGAGGACGAGATTCTACCTCCTCCCGATATCGAGGCGGCCAAAGCCGAAGCGCGCACGGCGAAGGTCGTGCCAGGCAAGCCGGGTTTCATCGTCTGTCCTTGGGACCAAAGCGAGTTCGATGCCTCCGGCTTCGAAGCTGGCGCGGTCATCATGGATCCCAGCTCCACGCCAGAGACCCCTCGCTTTCTCACGGTGCCAGATGATCACATCCAACCCGAATAGCGGGACTGGCTCCCCCTTTCCGGCACGGTAAACTGCAACGTTCTCTTCCGCTCTCACTGGACACCTGCGAGCCGTTCCGGCAGTGGAGGCTCCGCAGCTCATGAAACTCGTCGGCCAGTTCTACGCGATCCTCGATCTCGGGTACGTTGCCGCGGCCGCTGCCGAAGCGGTCTCGCGCGCACTTCTCGCCGGTGGTGCGGATTTGCTTCAGCTCCGTGCCAAGGGTCATCCCTCCGTGGAGATCGAGCGACTTGCCCGCCGCCTGCTGCCGCTCTGCCGCGATGCCGCGGTGCCCTTCATCGTCAATGACCACCCCGAGATCGCAATGGCGGTCGGCGCGGATGGCATCCACATCGGTCAAGACGATGGCAGCCTCGCAGCGGTTCGTGAGATCGTCGGCCCCGGCATGCTGGTAGGTCGCTCAACCCACTCGCCCGACCAAGCCCGCGCTGCCTTGGCGGAAGGCTTCGACTACATTGGCTTCGGCCCGCTTTTTCCAACGCCCACCAAGCTTGGCCGCCCGGGCATCGGCCTTAATAACATCGCTGCGGTCCAAGCGGAAGTCGGCTCGCGGATCCCGGTCTTCTGCATCGGCGGGATCAAGCGCGAAAATCTCCCAGAAGTCCTCGCCGCCGGCGCTCGGAACGTTGTCATCGTTTCCGACCTCCTCACCGCTGAGGATGTCGCCGAGGCTGCGCGCGGCGTAAAATCGGCGCTCGCGGGTTGCTGAAAGGCTGCTCTTGGCACTTGGCACGTTTCGCCCGGACCTTCAGCTTCCGCGCATGTCCAGCCCGCTCCCCATCGTCGTCGGAGGAACTATCGCCATCGACAACGTCAAGACGCCCTTCGCCGACGAAACCAATCTCCTCGGAGGCTCC
Coding sequences within it:
- the thiE gene encoding thiamine phosphate synthase, with the translated sequence MKLVGQFYAILDLGYVAAAAAEAVSRALLAGGADLLQLRAKGHPSVEIERLARRLLPLCRDAAVPFIVNDHPEIAMAVGADGIHIGQDDGSLAAVREIVGPGMLVGRSTHSPDQARAALAEGFDYIGFGPLFPTPTKLGRPGIGLNNIAAVQAEVGSRIPVFCIGGIKRENLPEVLAAGARNVVIVSDLLTAEDVAEAARGVKSALAGC